In Aurantimicrobium minutum, the DNA window ACATCATGGATTTTGGTTACACCGCTTTTGATGAAGTGCAGTGGGCGCTCTCCGAAGGTGTTCCTTCCATTTCTAATCTGGATGAACTGTCTAATGCTGGTTTAGATATCTTCGCGGAGAAACTTGACGGTGTAGCTCTCGCCTGGAGCCTGCTCATGGGGAGAGATTCCACCTTGGATGTTGAGCAAGGACGCAGAATTGTTGAAAGTGCACATCAGCGTGGTTTGACCGTGTGGGTGTGGTCATTGCGGATAGAGAACGTCTTTCTTCCCGAAGAATTCCGCACTGATGGCGCAGAACACGAACCGGGTAAATGGGAAGAGTTCTTTGCGTTGTTATGGTCTCTGGGCGTTGATGGGGTGTTCAGTGACTTCCCTGACTTGGCTGTCCGTACGCGCCCATAGACTTAAGGCGCAATGAGTGAGCTTTCATCGCCCAACCCTTTACTGGATGGGCTTAATCCCCAGCAGCGAGAAGCGGTGGAATACCGCGGTCCCGCCTTACTCATTGTTGCCGGAGCAGGTTCGGGAAAAACCAGCGTCCTCACCCGACGTATTGCTTCACTGATTAGTAATCGGGAAGCGTGGCCCAGCAATATCTTGGCCATTACGTTCACCAACAAAGCTGCCGCAGAAATGCGCGAACGTGCAGAAAAAATGCTGGGTGCGGCAACCGAAGGAATGTGGATTTCCACCTTTCACTCTTCTTGCGTTCGCATACTGCGACGTGAGGCAGAGAACTTTGGCTTCACCAAAGCGTTCACCATCTATGACTCACATGACTCACGCACCCTCATCAAACGCCTGATTAAGGAGTATGAAGCAGACACGTATGGGCTCTCTGTTTCGGGTGTTGCGGGAAAGATTTCTCGACTCAAAAATGAGCTCTCAGATGTTGATAGCTATTCGCGCAATGCAAATCTCAATGATCCAACCGAGGTGAAGTTCCTCGAAATTTTCCGCGGATACACTCGCGCGCTCCAGGCAGCCAATGCCTTTGACTTTGATGATCTCATTGCCCAGACAGTGTTCTTATTTCGGGCATTCCCCCATGTTGCCGATCACTATCGCAAACAGTTTAGGCACATCTTGGTGGACGAGTATCAGGACACCAACCACGCACAATATGCACTGATTCATGAGCTCACCCGAGAAACAGCAGGTGGTCTTCCTGGCGCTTCACTGACTGTGGTGGGTGATTCCGATCAGTCCATTTACGCTTTCCGGGGCGCTGATATGCGCAACATTGCTGAGTTTGAGCGTGATTTCCCTGGCGCGCACGTGGTCATGCTGGAGCAAAACTACCGTTCAACGCAGACGATTCTTTCCGCAGCAAATGCGGTCATTTCCAACAACTTTGATCGCAAGGATAAAAAGCTGTGGACCGATGTGGGCGATGGTGATCTCATTGTTGGATTCACCGGTTACTCAGCACACGATGAGGCGCAGTTTGTCGTCGATGAAATTAGTGCCCTTCACGCCCAAGGGATGGGCTACAACGAGATAGCGGTTTTCTATCGAACGAACTCTCAAACGCGTGCGCTGGAAGAAATCTTTATCCGCTCTGCTCTTCCCTACAGAATCTTAGGCGGCACGAAGTTCTATGAACGTGCAGAGATCAAAGACATCCTGGCGTACTTAGTTGCTGTGGCGAACCCAGCTGATTCGCTCGCTGTGCGCCGTATTCTCAATGTTCCCAAACGCGGGATTGGTCCAGCCACCGAAACAGGTTTGCAGAACTACGCCGACACCAACCAGATCACGTTGCGCGAAGCATTGCGCTCTGCAGACTCCCTCGGTCTTGGCCCCAAGGTCTCTGGCGCAATTGCCAAACTCTCAGGCCTCATTGATGAAGCAACCTCGTTGGCCGAATCTTCACCAGTTGCTGAAGTCCTCACACGCATTCTGGAAGAAACTGGATACGTTGATCTGCTCAGAGCAACCCGTGATCCTCAAGACGAAGCACGAGCTGAAAACGTCGAAGA includes these proteins:
- a CDS encoding ATP-dependent helicase — protein: MSELSSPNPLLDGLNPQQREAVEYRGPALLIVAGAGSGKTSVLTRRIASLISNREAWPSNILAITFTNKAAAEMRERAEKMLGAATEGMWISTFHSSCVRILRREAENFGFTKAFTIYDSHDSRTLIKRLIKEYEADTYGLSVSGVAGKISRLKNELSDVDSYSRNANLNDPTEVKFLEIFRGYTRALQAANAFDFDDLIAQTVFLFRAFPHVADHYRKQFRHILVDEYQDTNHAQYALIHELTRETAGGLPGASLTVVGDSDQSIYAFRGADMRNIAEFERDFPGAHVVMLEQNYRSTQTILSAANAVISNNFDRKDKKLWTDVGDGDLIVGFTGYSAHDEAQFVVDEISALHAQGMGYNEIAVFYRTNSQTRALEEIFIRSALPYRILGGTKFYERAEIKDILAYLVAVANPADSLAVRRILNVPKRGIGPATETGLQNYADTNQITLREALRSADSLGLGPKVSGAIAKLSGLIDEATSLAESSPVAEVLTRILEETGYVDLLRATRDPQDEARAENVEELFAVTKEFDKNNPGGTLVDFLTEVSLVAAADELDDASGTVSLMTLHTAKGLEYNAVFITGVEEELLPHRMSAGEPGGPAEERRLFYVGITRARKKLFLSLAMSRAQFGQTNVAMPSRYLQEIPSELIDWRQSPGTVNGRDGYQSRALNARGSRYDGGFGSSELGGWGSTEGGWNSLEAAPKPKTEWANRVTNKIRDNGDLVLVAGDRISHADFGEGTVNQVTGEGAKSVAHVKFDTAGAKKLLIKIAPIEKL